From Streptomyces chrestomyceticus JCM 4735, one genomic window encodes:
- a CDS encoding rhodanese-like domain-containing protein: MSATAAAETTGAVLNVPAAAPAEAAAHYAARLAFEADVSDVHADLASGAPGIVVVDTRGDAAWDQGRIPGALHLPTARIADLAPQLIDPDRTVVTYCWGPGCNGATRAALAFARLGYQVKEMLGGFEYWVREGFAYTSATGTEQRPVDDLTAPRSGVSCAC; the protein is encoded by the coding sequence ATGTCTGCCACCGCTGCCGCCGAGACCACCGGCGCCGTCCTGAACGTGCCCGCCGCCGCTCCGGCCGAGGCCGCCGCCCACTACGCCGCCCGGCTCGCCTTCGAGGCGGACGTCTCCGACGTCCACGCCGATCTGGCATCCGGCGCACCCGGCATCGTGGTGGTCGACACCCGCGGCGACGCCGCCTGGGACCAGGGCCGCATCCCCGGTGCCCTTCACCTTCCCACCGCGCGGATCGCCGACCTGGCACCGCAGTTGATCGACCCGGACCGGACCGTGGTCACCTACTGCTGGGGCCCCGGCTGCAACGGCGCGACCCGCGCCGCGCTGGCCTTCGCCCGCCTCGGCTACCAGGTCAAGGAAATGCTCGGCGGCTTCGAGTACTGGGTACGCGAGGGCTTCGCCTACACCTCCGCCACCGGTACCGAGCAGCGCCCCGTCGACGACCTGACCGCCCCGCGCTCGGGCGTCTCCTGCGCGTGCTGA
- a CDS encoding helix-turn-helix domain-containing protein, translated as MKKTHVVAVLAFDAMAPFELGVVVEVFGLSRPELGDLPWYELRVCAEEPGRDLRAVGGFTVRAEYGLDALAAADTVIVPGVAEAGAEVSPALVEALLRAHARGARLVSICSGAFALAAAGLLDGRRATTHWRYARALAERHPGVAVDPDVLYVDNGDVLTSAGSAAGIDLCLYLVRADHGAAVANAVARRFVVPPHREGGQAQFIEAAVGQASPEDDGVTRSMNWALRHLRTPLSVPALARAARMSERSYLRHFTRRNGVSPMRWVIAQRVAASLPLLESGEGTVDEVAAAVGFDSTATYRHHFTRRMRTTPTAYRKTFTRAPEHA; from the coding sequence ATGAAGAAGACCCACGTGGTGGCTGTGCTGGCCTTCGATGCCATGGCGCCCTTCGAACTGGGTGTGGTGGTGGAGGTCTTCGGCCTGTCCCGGCCCGAGCTGGGCGACCTGCCCTGGTACGAACTGCGGGTGTGCGCCGAGGAACCCGGCCGGGACCTGCGGGCGGTCGGCGGGTTCACGGTGCGCGCCGAGTACGGGCTCGACGCGCTGGCCGCGGCGGACACGGTCATCGTGCCGGGGGTGGCCGAGGCCGGGGCGGAGGTCTCGCCCGCCCTGGTGGAAGCGCTGCTGCGGGCCCACGCGCGGGGAGCGCGACTGGTGTCGATCTGCTCGGGGGCCTTCGCACTGGCGGCGGCCGGCCTGTTGGACGGCCGGCGCGCCACCACCCACTGGCGCTACGCCCGCGCGCTCGCCGAACGGCACCCCGGCGTCGCGGTGGACCCCGACGTGCTGTACGTCGACAACGGCGACGTCCTCACCAGCGCGGGCAGCGCGGCCGGAATCGACCTGTGCCTCTACCTGGTCCGGGCCGATCACGGCGCGGCCGTCGCCAACGCGGTGGCGCGCCGCTTCGTGGTCCCGCCGCACCGCGAGGGCGGGCAGGCCCAGTTCATCGAGGCGGCGGTGGGACAGGCCAGCCCCGAGGACGACGGCGTCACGCGGAGCATGAACTGGGCGCTGCGCCATCTGCGCACACCACTGTCCGTGCCCGCCCTGGCCCGGGCCGCGCGCATGTCGGAACGCTCGTACCTGCGGCACTTCACCCGCCGCAACGGCGTGAGCCCCATGCGCTGGGTCATCGCCCAGCGGGTGGCCGCCAGCCTGCCGCTGCTCGAATCCGGCGAGGGGACCGTGGACGAGGTCGCCGCCGCGGTCGGCTTCGACAGCACCGCGACGTACCGGCACCACTTCACCCGCCGGATGCGCACGACGCCGACGGCCTACCGCAAGACGTTCACCCGCGCCCCCGAGCACGCGTGA
- a CDS encoding MarR family winged helix-turn-helix transcriptional regulator — MQDTRRNLPQLLGDARRWFEEGLLAAVEAGSATPVSPTQTQLFAVLDGEGTTVSELARRMGVTRQTAHQAVHSLIAAGLLEQVPDPASARQRLIRRTEEGERAHRRAVRTIEQLEDQLAERIGREAADALRAALEAPWGPPPSAHRHDAAAAAAGQRHEQR; from the coding sequence ATGCAAGACACTCGCCGCAACCTTCCCCAGCTGCTCGGTGACGCCCGCCGCTGGTTCGAAGAAGGGCTGCTGGCCGCCGTGGAAGCGGGCAGCGCCACGCCGGTGTCCCCGACGCAGACACAGCTCTTCGCCGTACTGGACGGCGAAGGCACCACGGTGTCGGAGCTGGCCCGGCGCATGGGTGTCACCCGGCAGACCGCGCACCAGGCCGTGCACAGTCTGATCGCCGCCGGACTGCTCGAGCAGGTCCCCGACCCCGCCTCTGCTCGGCAGCGGCTGATCCGGCGCACCGAGGAAGGCGAACGCGCGCACCGCCGGGCCGTCCGCACCATCGAACAACTGGAAGACCAGCTCGCCGAGCGGATCGGCCGGGAGGCGGCCGACGCCCTGCGGGCGGCGCTGGAGGCGCCCTGGGGGCCGCCCCCCTCGGCTCATCGGCACGACGCTGCCGCCGCGGCGGCAGGACAACGTCATGAACAGCGATGA
- a CDS encoding quercetin 2,3-dioxygenase: MTIEYATRYRRTSRIPAEPGKPYFIEKGEGDRAHLFGDLITIYAGGEQTENTFNFFTVEGPKADLIPAHLHTDTYEVFYVTQGAVRLFVEGTDGEQQEKLLTPGDFGFVPKNCTHAYRMERHHSQIVGVAAGPGATFERFFENLGVPAEQLGLPHQPVVPEPAKFETVPQQYDVRFLPDHQWRTR, from the coding sequence ATGACCATCGAGTACGCCACACGCTACCGCCGGACCTCCCGCATACCCGCGGAGCCGGGCAAGCCCTACTTCATCGAGAAGGGCGAAGGAGACCGCGCCCACCTGTTCGGCGACCTGATCACCATCTACGCCGGCGGGGAGCAGACCGAGAACACCTTCAACTTCTTCACCGTTGAAGGCCCCAAGGCCGATCTCATACCGGCCCACCTGCACACCGACACCTACGAGGTCTTCTACGTCACCCAGGGCGCCGTCCGGCTGTTCGTCGAGGGCACCGACGGCGAACAGCAGGAAAAGCTGCTCACCCCCGGTGACTTCGGCTTCGTCCCGAAGAACTGCACGCACGCCTACCGCATGGAGCGCCACCACAGCCAGATCGTCGGTGTCGCCGCCGGCCCCGGCGCCACCTTCGAGCGGTTCTTCGAGAACCTCGGCGTGCCCGCCGAACAGCTCGGCCTGCCGCACCAGCCCGTCGTCCCGGAGCCCGCGAAGTTCGAGACCGTCCCGCAGCAGTACGACGTACGCTTCCTGCCCGACCACCAGTGGCGTACCCGGTGA
- a CDS encoding alpha/beta hydrolase produces the protein MTAPRPSLHELIAAPHPDRAALPPAAMSAPGVRELRGVPYQEIDGSRPLELDLWLPETDTAAHPAPLMLFVHGGAWCRGRRDDMGLRTRHWSPRPFARIAAAGLAVACADYRLSGEATFPAPLDDLRSALRWLTLRSTELGIDTGRTVVWGESAGGLLASLLALTEAGPASGEYAQPAAAVVWYAPSDLTTARGRFTPEDPATPEARMLGAAPATVPERARTASPLAHVRPDAPPFLLVHGDQDTLIDCSHSRSLAAALEQAGAPVELWTVPGADHGWYGLPDTEVEEIFHRSLTFASCQPA, from the coding sequence GTGACGGCGCCCAGGCCCTCGCTGCACGAACTCATCGCCGCGCCCCACCCCGACCGCGCCGCCCTGCCGCCCGCAGCGATGAGCGCGCCCGGGGTACGGGAACTGCGCGGCGTGCCCTACCAAGAGATCGACGGAAGCCGCCCGCTGGAACTCGACCTGTGGCTGCCCGAGACCGACACGGCGGCGCACCCCGCTCCGCTGATGCTGTTCGTGCACGGCGGCGCGTGGTGCCGGGGACGGCGCGACGACATGGGACTGCGCACCCGCCACTGGTCCCCCCGCCCCTTCGCGCGCATCGCGGCCGCCGGTCTCGCCGTCGCCTGCGCCGACTACCGGCTCAGCGGCGAAGCCACTTTCCCCGCCCCGCTGGACGATCTGCGCTCCGCCTTGCGCTGGCTCACCCTGCGCTCGACGGAACTCGGCATCGACACCGGGCGGACGGTGGTATGGGGCGAGTCCGCCGGCGGACTTCTCGCCTCACTCCTCGCCCTGACCGAGGCCGGCCCCGCGAGCGGGGAGTACGCGCAGCCGGCCGCTGCCGTGGTCTGGTACGCGCCGAGCGACCTGACCACCGCCCGCGGCCGTTTCACTCCCGAAGACCCCGCCACCCCCGAGGCACGCATGCTCGGAGCGGCCCCGGCCACCGTCCCGGAACGCGCCCGCACGGCCAGTCCCCTCGCCCACGTCCGGCCCGACGCCCCACCGTTCCTCCTGGTCCATGGAGACCAGGACACCCTGATCGACTGCTCGCACAGCCGGTCCCTGGCCGCAGCACTGGAGCAGGCCGGCGCGCCGGTTGAGTTGTGGACGGTGCCGGGCGCCGATCACGGCTGGTACGGCCTGCCCGACACCGAAGTGGAGGAAATCTTCCACCGCTCCCTGACCTTCGCCTCCTGTCAACCTGCGTGA
- a CDS encoding transposase: protein MMRHPDRLRHEEREQFAGILARCPELAAAEQLVRSVAEILTNRSGQHLKDWILAAQAEELPGLHTFTHGLEKDWDAVLQGLTTHWNSGPVEGRVNHIKMIKRQMFGRAKLPLLRKRVLLTAIRHEQSPNPAPGDRPHGMCA, encoded by the coding sequence ATGATGCGGCACCCCGACCGGCTGCGGCACGAGGAGCGGGAGCAATTCGCCGGCATCCTCGCCCGCTGCCCCGAACTGGCCGCCGCCGAACAGCTCGTCCGGTCCGTCGCCGAAATTCTCACCAACCGCTCCGGTCAGCACCTCAAGGACTGGATCCTCGCCGCCCAGGCCGAGGAACTCCCTGGACTCCACACCTTCACGCACGGCCTGGAGAAGGACTGGGACGCCGTGCTCCAGGGCCTGACCACGCACTGGAACTCCGGACCCGTCGAAGGCCGGGTCAACCACATCAAGATGATCAAGCGGCAGATGTTCGGCCGCGCCAAGCTCCCCCTGCTCCGAAAGCGGGTCCTCCTCACTGCCATCCGTCACGAACAGTCACCGAACCCGGCACCCGGTGATCGTCCTCACGGAATGTGTGCCTGA
- a CDS encoding ISL3 family transposase, whose product MVRCDELVRVLFPYLDTVLVDVVFPADGAVHVVARTRDAVVSCPDCAAPSERVHSAYERHPADGPVGDQAVRIDLCVRRLYCENAACPRRTFAEQVDGLTVRYGRRTPAFRRVLEAVAVALAGRSGARFTKALHSVVSRMTLLRLAMAMPDPAWAVPKVLGVDDFAIRRGQHYGTVIIDCETGQPLDLLPGRDATTLAAWLLAHPGSEAICRDRAGSYADGARTGAPHAVQIADPFQLLQNLGTAVERCVRRHNACLKPPDADANGIGNISFAEPENTTKEMSPIEARQRERHAIVHSLLAQGHGIRQIARELHMGGNTVRRAARAETPEQMPNGRHQPRPSQLDSFKAHLDRRRAEGHTNAIHLHAELKALGYQGSYQIISD is encoded by the coding sequence GTGGTGCGGTGTGACGAGCTCGTCCGTGTGCTGTTCCCGTACCTCGACACCGTGCTGGTGGACGTCGTCTTCCCGGCGGACGGCGCGGTCCACGTGGTGGCCAGAACCCGGGACGCCGTCGTGAGTTGTCCCGACTGCGCGGCGCCGTCCGAGCGGGTGCACAGCGCCTACGAGCGGCATCCTGCCGATGGCCCGGTGGGTGATCAGGCGGTACGGATCGATCTCTGCGTCCGGCGGTTGTACTGCGAGAACGCCGCTTGTCCGCGCCGTACGTTCGCCGAGCAGGTCGACGGACTCACCGTGAGGTACGGCAGGCGGACTCCGGCTTTCCGTAGGGTGCTGGAGGCTGTGGCCGTCGCTCTCGCCGGCCGCTCCGGAGCCCGCTTCACGAAGGCCCTGCACAGTGTCGTGAGCCGTATGACACTGCTGAGACTGGCGATGGCGATGCCCGATCCCGCCTGGGCCGTGCCGAAGGTGCTGGGTGTGGACGACTTCGCCATCCGCCGCGGGCAGCACTACGGCACCGTCATCATCGACTGCGAGACCGGCCAGCCCCTGGACCTGCTCCCCGGCCGGGACGCCACGACGCTGGCCGCCTGGCTACTGGCCCACCCCGGCTCTGAGGCCATCTGCCGGGACCGGGCCGGGTCCTACGCCGACGGCGCCCGCACCGGAGCGCCCCACGCGGTCCAGATCGCCGACCCCTTCCAGCTGCTGCAGAACCTCGGCACCGCGGTGGAACGCTGTGTGCGTCGGCACAACGCCTGCCTCAAACCGCCGGACGCCGATGCGAACGGCATCGGGAACATCTCCTTCGCCGAGCCGGAGAACACGACGAAGGAGATGTCACCCATCGAGGCCCGACAGCGCGAGCGCCACGCGATCGTCCACTCCCTCCTCGCCCAGGGCCACGGCATCCGGCAGATCGCCCGGGAACTGCACATGGGCGGCAACACCGTCCGCCGGGCCGCCCGCGCCGAAACACCCGAGCAGATGCCCAACGGCCGTCACCAGCCCCGGCCCAGCCAGCTCGACTCCTTCAAGGCACACCTGGACCGGCGCCGGGCCGAGGGCCACACCAACGCAATCCACCTGCACGCCGAGCTCAAAGCGCTGGGTTACCAGGGCAGTTACCAGATCATCAGCGACTAG
- a CDS encoding carboxymuconolactone decarboxylase family protein: protein METRAITAEVLMVPRMSEDPAELVPELAEVSAALFKLVGNGSVPRATISLVQLRAGQLVGSTYLTVLHTGFLRAGGESEERITSVVSWWDSPYFTAAERAALALVEAVLQPRAGGERVSDELYAQVAECYDAKALATLMFAIGQVNFFSAVALIAKPVPGRSFTDPWK from the coding sequence ATGGAAACGCGTGCGATCACGGCGGAGGTTTTGATGGTTCCGCGGATGTCGGAGGACCCGGCGGAGCTTGTTCCGGAGCTGGCGGAGGTGTCGGCGGCGTTGTTCAAGCTCGTCGGGAACGGTTCGGTGCCGCGTGCCACGATCAGTCTGGTCCAGCTGCGGGCCGGTCAGCTGGTGGGAAGTACGTACCTGACCGTTCTGCACACCGGTTTCCTGCGCGCCGGCGGGGAGTCGGAGGAGCGGATCACGTCGGTGGTGTCCTGGTGGGACTCGCCGTACTTCACCGCTGCCGAGCGGGCCGCGCTGGCGCTCGTGGAGGCGGTGCTGCAGCCGCGCGCGGGCGGTGAGCGGGTCTCGGATGAACTGTATGCCCAGGTGGCCGAGTGCTACGACGCCAAGGCGCTGGCCACCTTGATGTTCGCGATCGGTCAGGTCAACTTCTTCAGCGCCGTGGCCCTCATCGCCAAGCCGGTGCCCGGCCGTTCCTTCACCGACCCCTGGAAGTAG
- a CDS encoding NmrA family NAD(P)-binding protein, with the protein MAGRPGDNDEHLRPLLVTGGTGTLGSHVVPLLREAVHHIRILTRSSHQPAPGHL; encoded by the coding sequence ATGGCCGGTCGCCCGGGAGACAACGATGAACACCTCCGCCCCCTCCTCGTCACCGGAGGCACGGGCACGCTCGGCAGTCACGTCGTACCGCTGCTGCGTGAGGCGGTCCACCACATCCGTATCCTGACCCGCAGCAGTCACCAACCGGCACCCGGCCATCTCTGA
- a CDS encoding 2-oxo acid dehydrogenase subunit E2: protein MPARLAGRTRPRPRVRKATPAATVASVRETPQASVWTEVDVTQAMDYLRRLRSAITFEGVKVSPLLVVSSSRWQSCARSAGLRPRKPHGDEPNGAFIRIHRDVNLETAVATPRGLIAPDIKKAQDLSARELAPAITQRAMTAREGKTSVSDQRGGTITYQQVMAVFTEAGRPLRARQVCEAMDVAVAPNNINNVRLKLKRLAGRGILAEAEPGLFTRPRP, encoded by the coding sequence TTGCCGGCAAGACTCGCAGGTCGAACTCGTCCCCGCCCGCGGGTGCGGAAGGCGACGCCTGCGGCGACGGTGGCCTCGGTGCGCGAAACCCCGCAGGCGAGCGTGTGGACCGAGGTCGACGTGACACAGGCGATGGACTATCTCCGTCGCCTTCGCTCCGCGATCACCTTCGAGGGCGTGAAGGTGTCTCCACTGCTCGTCGTCTCGTCGTCTCGCTGGCAGTCCTGCGCGCGATCCGCCGGACTCCGACCACGAAAGCCGCATGGGGATGAACCGAACGGCGCGTTCATCCGCATCCATCGTGACGTGAACCTCGAAACCGCCGTCGCGACGCCGCGAGGTCTCATCGCGCCCGACATCAAGAAGGCGCAGGACCTTTCTGCCCGCGAACTCGCCCCCGCGATCACACAGCGGGCGATGACGGCTCGCGAGGGAAAGACGTCGGTGTCCGACCAGCGGGGCGGCACGATCACCTACCAGCAGGTCATGGCGGTGTTCACCGAGGCCGGCCGTCCGCTGCGTGCGCGGCAGGTGTGTGAGGCGATGGACGTGGCGGTCGCGCCCAACAACATCAACAACGTCCGCCTCAAGCTCAAGCGGCTGGCCGGCCGCGGGATCCTGGCCGAGGCCGAGCCAGGCTTGTTCACCCGGCCTCGGCCGTAG
- a CDS encoding ArsR family transcriptional regulator: MVELAADEEDRERTCNSFDLPISKQTQTHHFRALREAGLIWEIDYGNRKGIRLRRSDIDVRFPGLLGILAAEARKPEHANG; encoded by the coding sequence ATGGTCGAGCTCGCCGCAGACGAGGAGGATCGCGAGCGCACATGTAACTCGTTCGATCTGCCGATCTCGAAGCAGACCCAGACGCACCACTTCCGTGCGCTTCGGGAGGCCGGACTGATCTGGGAGATTGACTACGGGAACCGGAAGGGTATCCGGCTGCGCCGGTCGGACATCGACGTACGCTTCCCTGGTCTGCTCGGGATCCTCGCAGCGGAGGCGCGCAAGCCGGAACACGCAAATGGCTAG
- a CDS encoding MFS transporter → MCARDPPRLRRARPSPQRTFVIGLATVLLGAVGSALAGNLVLLDLARIITGVGAAAIATGGTSIISHAYDGKRRAHAFALLGTIVGIGLAAGPTLSGLLVTALGWRGVFGVVAGVAALVLAAAAFRVLPAPSATSTGDAPRRGFLDLSPLRSPRFLAVALVPVAASFAYVSVLTYAPIALSAVHGQDAATAGLFRLPLTLPVLVGPLLTGALITRTRVSPHTIINTAIILLVTGDVLFLLLDPSLSPVLLVIPMILLGFGWGLPLGLVDGEALASVPAHSSAAAAGILNFLRLGSEALAVAVFGAALAAIIGAQLSNPTLGAEVAAGATGHAAVYASVFRMMMIACAVVTTVIGAAVILLRRASGTPTPNSAEDELPTAAESPTDSTPVL, encoded by the coding sequence ATGTGCGCTCGCGATCCTCCTCGTCTGCGGCGAGCTCGACCATCACCGCAACGGACGTTCGTCATCGGCCTCGCCACGGTCCTGCTCGGAGCAGTCGGAAGCGCCCTCGCCGGAAACTTGGTCCTCCTCGACCTCGCACGGATCATCACCGGCGTCGGCGCGGCCGCCATCGCGACCGGCGGCACCTCGATCATCTCCCACGCCTACGACGGCAAGCGACGCGCACATGCCTTCGCTCTCCTGGGCACGATCGTGGGCATCGGCCTGGCGGCCGGCCCCACGCTCAGCGGCCTGCTTGTCACGGCGCTCGGATGGCGTGGTGTCTTCGGCGTGGTCGCCGGGGTCGCCGCGCTCGTGCTGGCGGCTGCAGCGTTCAGAGTCCTGCCAGCACCGTCCGCCACGTCGACGGGCGATGCGCCCCGCCGAGGCTTCCTCGATCTGTCGCCGCTGCGCAGCCCTCGCTTCCTTGCAGTCGCACTAGTCCCCGTCGCCGCGTCGTTCGCCTACGTCTCAGTCCTCACCTACGCACCCATCGCGCTGAGCGCCGTCCACGGTCAGGACGCGGCGACCGCGGGGCTGTTCAGGCTCCCGCTCACGCTCCCCGTCCTCGTCGGCCCGCTGCTCACCGGCGCGCTGATCACCCGCACCCGCGTCTCGCCGCACACGATCATCAACACCGCCATCATCCTGCTCGTCACCGGCGACGTGCTGTTCCTGTTGTTGGACCCGAGCCTGTCCCCGGTGCTGCTCGTCATCCCGATGATCCTGCTGGGATTCGGATGGGGGCTCCCCCTCGGGCTCGTCGACGGCGAAGCACTCGCCTCCGTCCCCGCGCACAGCAGCGCCGCCGCAGCCGGCATACTCAACTTCCTCCGACTCGGCAGCGAAGCGCTCGCCGTCGCCGTCTTCGGCGCTGCCCTCGCCGCGATCATCGGCGCCCAGCTCAGCAACCCGACTCTCGGCGCCGAGGTCGCAGCCGGGGCCACCGGCCATGCAGCCGTCTACGCCTCCGTGTTCCGCATGATGATGATCGCCTGCGCCGTCGTCACCACGGTCATCGGCGCCGCCGTCATCCTCCTGCGCCGAGCCAGCGGCACGCCCACCCCCAACTCCGCCGAGGACGAGCTGCCCACTGCGGCGGAGTCGCCCACCGATTCCACCCCGGTCCTATGA
- a CDS encoding LLM class flavin-dependent oxidoreductase yields the protein MTKNLGFLSFGHYQPRHHLSAADSLTQGIEIAVGAEELGFDGAWVRVHHYQHQFASPWSFQGAMAARTQRFELGTAVIDMRYENPLLMAELSAAADLISGGRLQLGISRGSQDPALRGWESFGFHPSAGSNAADMAREHTDRFRAAIAGNPMAISDPAEAGVQVPLPIQPQSETLPQRIWWGSATRQSAQWASEQGMHLLSSTLLSEDTGVPFSELQAEQVRVFRAAWDRAGHRGAPRVAVVRSILPIVSDRDRSLFGPAALRAQENVGVLGGATSRFGKSFIGEPEAIIREIQQDHAVKEADTLLVTIPNTLGVQENLLILGNIAEHLAPAIHSLRAG from the coding sequence ATGACGAAGAATCTGGGGTTCCTCTCCTTCGGCCACTACCAGCCCCGCCACCACCTGTCCGCAGCCGACTCGCTGACACAGGGGATCGAGATCGCGGTCGGCGCGGAAGAACTCGGCTTCGACGGCGCCTGGGTGCGCGTGCACCACTATCAGCACCAGTTCGCCAGCCCCTGGTCCTTCCAGGGAGCCATGGCCGCGAGAACTCAGCGATTCGAGCTCGGCACCGCCGTGATCGACATGCGGTACGAGAACCCACTCCTCATGGCCGAGCTCTCCGCCGCAGCCGACCTCATCAGCGGCGGACGTCTCCAGCTCGGCATCAGCCGAGGATCACAGGACCCCGCACTGCGCGGATGGGAGAGCTTCGGCTTCCATCCGTCCGCCGGCAGCAACGCCGCAGACATGGCACGCGAGCACACCGACCGCTTCCGCGCCGCCATCGCCGGGAACCCGATGGCGATCAGCGACCCCGCCGAGGCCGGCGTGCAGGTGCCGTTGCCGATCCAACCGCAGTCAGAGACCCTTCCGCAGCGCATCTGGTGGGGATCGGCCACGCGACAGAGCGCACAGTGGGCCAGCGAACAGGGTATGCACCTGCTCAGTAGCACCTTGCTCTCCGAGGACACGGGTGTTCCGTTCTCGGAACTCCAGGCCGAACAGGTCAGGGTCTTCCGCGCCGCCTGGGATCGCGCGGGCCATCGAGGTGCGCCCCGCGTCGCCGTCGTGCGCAGCATCCTGCCGATCGTCTCCGACCGTGACCGATCCTTGTTCGGCCCCGCGGCGCTCCGAGCACAAGAAAACGTCGGCGTCCTTGGAGGTGCCACCTCCCGTTTCGGGAAGAGCTTCATCGGAGAGCCGGAGGCCATCATCAGGGAGATTCAGCAAGATCACGCAGTGAAGGAGGCGGACACCCTGCTTGTCACGATCCCCAACACGCTCGGCGTGCAGGAGAACCTGCTCATCCTCGGCAATATTGCAGAGCACCTCGCGCCAGCTATTCACTCCCTGAGAGCGGGTTGA
- a CDS encoding DUF6207 family protein: MADDEETASAAARAVCALWWSSGPSQPWCVPGQAGVRVRAYVDIRRAPDGTSTA, from the coding sequence GTGGCCGACGACGAGGAGACCGCGTCCGCGGCCGCGCGGGCGGTGTGCGCCCTGTGGTGGTCCAGCGGCCCGTCGCAGCCGTGGTGTGTTCCCGGCCAAGCGGGTGTCCGGGTGCGAGCCTACGTGGACATCCGGCGCGCCCCGGACGGGACATCCACCGCCTGA